One genomic window of Desulfuromonas sp. AOP6 includes the following:
- a CDS encoding DUF3365 domain-containing protein, translated as MLQFRNLGLFTKISIIILLILLGFFSLFTFLNFRQQRAFILAEAVEKARIVAFEAIRTREYLSGQLLEGGVELSKQRYGLVPVVASTRIGELVSRDIGYTIRQVSDRYRNANNAPDDFELRVLDLLRQRQDLQEHYDVVDMDGKKVFRYLHSFKADTSCLECHGDPGRAPDFIREMFPAETDKAYHYELGDAIGAASVSIPLDRLYRQVYANMGTDVLYSGGIFLALLIFLGALIRIAVTRPLARLGLVIREIIRTGRFDKKIPRGGMDEIGLLVDSFNELNDHLREKTEHLEESEKRFRVLTETARDGIVSFLSNGQIILFNRRAEKMFGYSKREIIGVSVEKLIHEECTSLQEVGITAYLKEEAGALVRSLHKVPGRKRDGSLFYLEVSLSVAESEGHLFYTAIVRERA; from the coding sequence ATGCTTCAGTTCAGAAACCTTGGTCTGTTCACCAAGATCAGCATCATCATTCTGTTGATCCTGCTTGGCTTCTTCAGTCTGTTCACCTTTTTGAATTTCCGTCAGCAGCGGGCCTTCATTCTGGCTGAAGCGGTGGAAAAGGCACGAATCGTCGCTTTCGAGGCGATCCGGACCCGCGAATATCTCTCGGGGCAGCTGCTGGAAGGCGGCGTCGAGCTGTCCAAACAACGCTACGGTCTGGTTCCCGTGGTCGCCTCGACCCGAATCGGCGAACTGGTCAGCCGCGATATCGGCTATACCATTCGCCAGGTATCCGACCGCTACCGCAACGCCAATAACGCCCCTGATGATTTTGAGCTCCGTGTCCTCGACCTTTTGCGCCAGCGTCAGGATCTGCAGGAGCATTACGATGTCGTCGATATGGACGGCAAAAAGGTCTTCCGCTACCTCCATTCCTTCAAGGCCGACACCAGCTGCCTGGAGTGTCACGGCGATCCCGGACGGGCCCCGGACTTTATTCGGGAGATGTTCCCTGCCGAAACGGATAAGGCCTATCATTATGAGCTTGGCGATGCCATCGGCGCCGCCTCCGTCAGTATCCCCCTTGACCGCCTTTATCGGCAGGTTTACGCCAACATGGGGACGGACGTCCTCTATTCCGGGGGCATCTTCCTGGCCCTGCTGATATTCCTTGGCGCCCTCATCCGCATCGCGGTGACGCGGCCCCTGGCGCGGCTGGGCCTGGTGATCCGGGAGATCATCCGGACGGGACGTTTCGACAAAAAGATTCCCAGAGGCGGCATGGACGAGATCGGCCTGCTGGTGGACAGTTTCAATGAACTCAACGATCATCTGCGGGAAAAGACCGAACACCTGGAAGAATCGGAGAAGCGTTTCAGGGTGCTGACGGAGACTGCCCGCGATGGCATCGTCTCTTTCCTGAGCAACGGGCAGATCATTCTGTTCAACCGCCGGGCTGAAAAGATGTTCGGGTACAGCAAACGGGAGATTATCGGGGTCAGTGTGGAAAAGCTCATCCACGAGGAATGCACCTCTCTGCAGGAGGTCGGCATTACCGCCTATCTCAAGGAAGAGGCCGGAGCGCTGGTGCGCAGTCTGCATAAGGTCCCCGGCAGGAAGCGGGATGGCAGTTTGTTCTATCTGGAGGTTTCTCTCTCTGTCGCCGAATCGGAAGGTCACCTGTTCTATACGGCCATCGTCAGGGAACGTGCCTGA
- the rsmB gene encoding 16S rRNA (cytosine(967)-C(5))-methyltransferase RsmB gives MPLSDPRKIALDILLRVEDGAYADLALNAAFEKNTRLDGRDRNLATELVYGALRQRGRLDFALSQLCKTPLKKLELKVLWLLRLGAYQILELDRIPASAAVNQAVELARSENLERATGFINGVLRNLARQREKIQWPDRTKKERAYLEHVLSVPRWLAELWIKDWGAAEAMALAESMLGQPPFTLRVNTLRLDRDSFLEKMRAAGHEVRPCQYAPEGVVVTRRGASPLAGMDEGWFQVQDEASMLISHLLDVRPGQRLLDTCAAPGGKTTHMAALTGNDNRLLALDLHPQRVRLILEGAQRLGCEGIEAKAWDMSCFPDFLEQRSFDRVLVDAPCSGLGVLRRNPEIRWRPTPPDFQALADLQGTILQNAALLVRPGGRLLYSLCTLTARETWGVVDDFLTSHPDFVLEDLRQETPAAWAPLFDERGALRTTPQRCGGMDAFFAARFYRKPSA, from the coding sequence GTGCCTTTATCCGACCCCCGAAAAATAGCCCTGGATATTCTCCTGCGTGTCGAGGACGGCGCCTATGCCGATCTCGCCCTGAATGCCGCGTTTGAGAAAAATACACGTCTCGACGGACGCGACAGGAATCTGGCCACCGAGCTGGTCTATGGCGCGCTCCGCCAGCGCGGCCGCCTTGATTTTGCCCTGTCCCAGCTCTGCAAAACACCCCTCAAAAAGCTCGAACTCAAGGTGCTCTGGCTGCTGCGGTTGGGCGCCTACCAGATTCTGGAGCTTGACAGGATTCCGGCCTCGGCCGCCGTCAATCAGGCCGTCGAACTGGCCCGCAGTGAGAATCTGGAGAGGGCCACGGGATTCATCAACGGCGTTCTGCGCAACCTGGCGCGCCAGCGCGAGAAAATCCAATGGCCCGACCGTACCAAAAAGGAAAGGGCCTATCTGGAGCACGTACTGTCTGTGCCCCGCTGGCTGGCGGAACTGTGGATAAAAGACTGGGGAGCCGCCGAGGCGATGGCCCTGGCCGAGAGCATGCTGGGGCAGCCCCCCTTCACCCTGCGGGTCAATACCCTGCGCCTGGACCGGGATTCGTTTCTGGAGAAGATGCGGGCCGCTGGCCATGAAGTGCGGCCTTGTCAGTACGCGCCCGAAGGGGTTGTCGTCACCCGTCGGGGCGCTTCTCCCCTGGCCGGCATGGATGAAGGGTGGTTTCAGGTGCAGGATGAGGCCAGCATGCTGATATCCCATCTGCTCGATGTTCGCCCCGGCCAGCGCCTGCTCGACACCTGCGCCGCCCCCGGCGGCAAAACGACCCATATGGCGGCACTGACCGGGAACGATAACCGCCTGCTGGCCCTGGATCTTCACCCCCAGCGCGTGCGTCTGATCCTGGAAGGCGCGCAACGGCTTGGGTGCGAAGGCATTGAGGCGAAAGCCTGGGATATGTCCTGTTTCCCTGACTTTCTGGAGCAGAGGAGCTTCGATCGTGTGCTCGTCGACGCCCCCTGCAGCGGTCTTGGCGTTTTGCGACGCAACCCGGAAATCCGCTGGCGGCCTACGCCGCCCGATTTTCAGGCTTTGGCCGACCTGCAAGGGACCATTCTGCAAAATGCCGCCCTGCTGGTGCGTCCCGGTGGCCGGCTGCTCTATTCCCTCTGTACGCTGACCGCCCGGGAGACCTGGGGGGTTGTGGACGACTTTCTGACCAGCCATCCCGATTTCGTCCTTGAAGACCTGCGCCAGGAGACCCCTGCCGCCTGGGCACCCCTCTTTGACGAGCGGGGCGCCTTGCGCACCACGCCCCAGCGCTGCGGCGGGATGGACGCCTTTTTTGCGGCCCGTTTTTATCGCAAACCCAGTGCATAG
- the def gene encoding peptide deformylase: MALLPIRHYPDPVLKQKAVPVEAVTEELRILARDMAETMYAAPGVGLAAPQVGVSQRLIVLDCAGSGEPPQLITAFNPQIVASEGESYEEEGCLSVPGYYSAIHRCAQVTIRFLDLEGRPVEMTADGLLAIAFQHEIDHLDGVLFVDHLSPLKKGFFRKKYQKILEQMKEQL; the protein is encoded by the coding sequence ATGGCACTCCTTCCCATACGACATTATCCCGATCCTGTGCTGAAGCAGAAGGCCGTGCCGGTGGAGGCCGTCACTGAAGAGTTGCGGATCCTGGCCCGCGACATGGCTGAGACGATGTACGCCGCGCCCGGTGTCGGGCTGGCCGCTCCTCAGGTCGGGGTTTCCCAACGGCTGATCGTGCTGGACTGCGCCGGCAGCGGCGAGCCTCCTCAACTCATTACCGCCTTCAACCCGCAGATCGTCGCCAGCGAAGGCGAGTCCTATGAAGAGGAAGGCTGCCTGTCGGTGCCCGGCTATTACTCCGCCATTCATCGCTGCGCCCAGGTGACGATCCGCTTTCTGGATCTGGAGGGCCGTCCGGTGGAGATGACGGCCGATGGCCTCCTGGCCATCGCCTTCCAGCACGAAATCGACCACCTGGACGGCGTTCTCTTCGTGGATCATCTCTCTCCCCTTAAAAAGGGATTTTTCCGCAAAAAATACCAGAAAATACTGGAACAGATGAAGGAGCAACTGTGA
- the fsa gene encoding fructose-6-phosphate aldolase codes for MKFFIDTADVNEIRQAHDLGLVDGVTTNPSLIAKSGRNFQEVITEIAAIVDGPISAEVIALDADGMVSEGRALAKIHPNIVIKVPMTEEGLKATRIFSAEGIKTNVTLAFSPLQALLAAKAGATFVSPFVGRLDDVGHDGMEGVDQIKTIFDNYGFDTEIIVASVRSPLHVLNAALIGADICTIPFTVIRQLVKHPLTDVGIEKFLADWQKMQK; via the coding sequence ATGAAGTTTTTCATCGACACCGCTGACGTGAACGAGATCCGTCAGGCCCATGATCTTGGCCTGGTGGACGGCGTCACCACCAATCCGTCCCTCATCGCCAAGAGTGGGCGCAACTTCCAGGAAGTCATCACCGAGATCGCCGCCATCGTCGACGGCCCCATCTCGGCCGAGGTCATTGCCCTCGACGCCGACGGCATGGTGAGCGAAGGGCGCGCGCTGGCCAAAATTCATCCCAACATCGTCATCAAGGTGCCCATGACGGAAGAGGGGCTCAAGGCCACGCGGATATTTTCGGCGGAAGGCATCAAGACCAACGTCACCCTCGCTTTTTCACCCCTGCAGGCCCTGCTGGCGGCCAAGGCGGGAGCGACCTTTGTCTCCCCCTTTGTCGGGCGGCTCGACGATGTCGGCCATGACGGCATGGAAGGGGTCGACCAGATCAAGACCATTTTCGACAATTACGGCTTCGACACGGAAATCATCGTCGCTTCGGTGCGCAGCCCGCTGCATGTGCTCAATGCCGCGCTGATCGGCGCCGATATCTGCACCATCCCCTTTACCGTCATCCGGCAGCTCGTCAAACACCCGCTCACCGATGTCGGCATCGAGAAATTTTTGGCGGACTGGCAGAAAATGCAGAAATAG
- the fmt gene encoding methionyl-tRNA formyltransferase: MGTPDFALPTLQGLIEAGVNLCAVFTQPDRAKGRGRKLAAPPVKELAAKHQIPVYQPEKLRSPDAVAVLQELAPDLIVVVAYGQILPKSVLDIPKYGCINVHASLLPRYRGAAPINMAIVNGEKETGVTTMLMDVGLDTGDMLVKRATPIGPLETAGQVHDRLAVLGREAMEETLRQLCAGELKPEAQDDSQSSYAPMMNKGDGRIDWAQNAETIHNLVRGLHPWPGAYTFLGGEMLKIADTLPHAEVEGLPGTIVSATERGILVSCGENSLYIRSLQLPGKKWLSAADFLRGKSLEPGVRLEL; this comes from the coding sequence ATGGGCACCCCTGACTTCGCCCTGCCTACACTGCAAGGGCTTATTGAGGCCGGGGTGAACCTGTGCGCTGTCTTTACGCAACCTGACCGGGCCAAGGGTCGTGGCCGCAAACTGGCGGCGCCCCCCGTGAAGGAGTTGGCCGCGAAGCACCAGATCCCCGTCTATCAGCCGGAAAAACTCCGCAGTCCTGATGCGGTGGCTGTCCTCCAGGAGCTGGCCCCTGACCTTATCGTCGTGGTGGCCTATGGACAGATTCTGCCCAAAAGCGTTCTGGATATTCCCAAATATGGCTGCATCAACGTCCATGCCTCCCTCTTGCCCCGCTATCGCGGCGCCGCGCCCATCAACATGGCGATTGTCAATGGTGAGAAGGAGACTGGGGTCACCACCATGCTCATGGATGTGGGCCTGGATACGGGGGATATGCTCGTCAAGCGTGCGACCCCCATCGGGCCGCTGGAGACCGCCGGGCAGGTTCATGACCGCCTCGCCGTCCTTGGCCGCGAGGCCATGGAAGAAACCCTGCGCCAGCTCTGCGCCGGCGAACTGAAGCCCGAAGCCCAGGACGACAGTCAGAGCAGCTACGCTCCCATGATGAACAAAGGGGATGGCCGTATCGACTGGGCGCAGAACGCCGAGACCATCCATAATCTGGTGCGGGGCCTGCATCCCTGGCCGGGCGCCTATACCTTTCTGGGGGGCGAGATGCTGAAGATCGCCGACACCCTTCCCCACGCGGAGGTGGAAGGCCTGCCGGGCACCATCGTGTCCGCCACCGAACGGGGCATCCTCGTTTCCTGTGGCGAGAATTCCCTCTATATCCGCTCTTTGCAGCTGCCGGGGAAAAAATGGTTGTCCGCCGCCGACTTTTTGCGCGGCAAGTCCCTTGAGCCCGGTGTTCGACTGGAGCTGTGA
- a CDS encoding bifunctional homocysteine S-methyltransferase/methylenetetrahydrofolate reductase, translating to MSHFSKRSQLFLDRLASEVIVGDGAMGTLLYARGVPLDANFEYLNLINPALIEQVHRDYAAAGAMLLETNTFGANALRLGTVGLEKKVRVINESAARLARTAAGADRFVAGSVGPLIRPKGEQSDLGVAEKEEIFRQQMEALAEGGVDLFLLETFSSIDDLELAVGVGRSLGLPVVAQMAFVEEGNTREGGSAEEVARRLTAAGAAVIGANCGSGPREILRVLERMAQVSNLPLSAFANSGFPQYVDGRYIYLATPEYFAAMGRDMVAVGASLLGGCCGTSPDHIRALAQAVAGLSPVVREPVAHTAAPSPPAASPSVPARPTFLAHWGRRPVVTVELDPPKGLQTGKILVGARMLSKAGVDAISLAENPLARIRMSNIALARIIQEEVGIEAIVHLTGRDRNLIGLHSELMGAHHLGIRNVLAVTGDPVSVGNESGATSVFDLNSIGILKLLSALNAGRNLLGADLGGSTDFLVGAAFNPNAANLEGQLKKLEKKIEAGARFVQTQPVYSLDILARLVERTAPYDIPVLVGILPLVSERNAEFLHNEVPGIVLPDSVRERMRGKTGEAGVLEGMNIAGELIAWGRGKVGGYYLMPPFGRVELAMELLKKIRSEQV from the coding sequence ATGAGTCATTTTTCAAAACGCAGTCAGTTGTTTCTTGACCGTCTTGCCAGCGAGGTTATCGTAGGCGATGGTGCCATGGGTACCCTTTTGTACGCTCGCGGGGTACCTCTGGATGCCAATTTCGAATACCTCAACCTGATCAATCCGGCGCTGATCGAGCAGGTTCACCGGGACTATGCCGCTGCCGGCGCCATGCTGCTGGAGACCAACACCTTTGGAGCCAACGCCCTGCGGCTGGGGACGGTCGGGCTCGAAAAAAAGGTGCGGGTCATCAACGAGTCGGCCGCTCGGCTGGCACGAACGGCTGCCGGCGCCGATCGGTTCGTGGCAGGCTCCGTCGGTCCGCTCATCCGTCCCAAGGGGGAGCAGAGCGACCTGGGTGTCGCCGAGAAGGAAGAAATTTTCCGGCAGCAGATGGAAGCCCTCGCCGAGGGTGGGGTCGATCTCTTTCTGCTCGAAACCTTTTCATCCATCGATGATTTGGAGCTGGCTGTCGGCGTCGGCAGATCCCTGGGGCTGCCGGTGGTGGCCCAGATGGCTTTTGTCGAGGAAGGCAATACGCGGGAAGGTGGTTCCGCCGAGGAAGTGGCCCGCCGTCTGACAGCGGCCGGGGCTGCCGTCATCGGCGCCAATTGTGGCTCCGGCCCCCGTGAAATCCTGCGGGTACTGGAGCGCATGGCGCAGGTGTCGAATCTGCCTCTGTCGGCCTTTGCCAATTCCGGTTTTCCCCAGTATGTCGATGGTCGTTACATCTACCTGGCGACTCCCGAGTATTTTGCCGCCATGGGTCGGGACATGGTGGCCGTGGGCGCTTCTTTGCTTGGCGGCTGTTGCGGCACCAGTCCCGACCATATCCGGGCCCTGGCCCAGGCCGTGGCCGGCCTCAGCCCGGTGGTGCGCGAGCCGGTGGCCCACACCGCCGCTCCCTCGCCACCGGCGGCTTCCCCGTCCGTACCGGCGCGACCGACATTCCTTGCTCACTGGGGACGCCGTCCCGTCGTCACGGTCGAGCTCGATCCTCCCAAGGGGCTGCAGACGGGGAAAATTCTCGTGGGCGCCCGCATGCTGTCGAAGGCGGGTGTGGATGCCATCAGTCTGGCGGAAAATCCGCTGGCCCGCATCCGCATGAGCAATATCGCCCTGGCGCGTATCATCCAGGAAGAGGTCGGCATCGAGGCGATTGTCCACCTGACCGGCCGCGACCGTAATCTCATCGGCCTGCATTCAGAGCTGATGGGAGCCCATCATCTGGGTATCCGCAACGTGCTGGCTGTCACCGGCGACCCTGTTTCCGTTGGCAACGAATCCGGTGCCACCAGCGTCTTTGATCTTAATTCCATCGGCATTCTCAAACTTCTCAGTGCGTTGAATGCCGGTCGAAACCTGCTGGGCGCGGATTTGGGTGGCAGCACCGATTTTCTTGTCGGCGCCGCTTTCAACCCCAATGCCGCCAATCTGGAAGGACAACTTAAAAAACTGGAAAAGAAGATCGAGGCCGGGGCCCGTTTCGTGCAGACACAGCCGGTGTATTCTCTTGACATCCTGGCGCGTCTTGTCGAGCGCACCGCTCCTTACGATATCCCTGTCCTGGTCGGCATTCTCCCTCTGGTCAGTGAGCGAAACGCCGAGTTTCTTCACAACGAAGTTCCGGGCATTGTGCTGCCGGATTCGGTGCGTGAACGGATGCGGGGCAAGACGGGAGAGGCTGGCGTTCTGGAGGGGATGAACATTGCCGGCGAGTTGATTGCGTGGGGGCGAGGAAAGGTGGGTGGTTATTATCTCATGCCGCCCTTTGGTCGCGTTGAGTTGGCCATGGAGTTGCTCAAGAAGATCCGTTCCGAGCAGGTTTAA
- a CDS encoding DUF116 domain-containing protein produces MSVSSGQEKGFAPGKRLFIGLLAGASALVLVGAFLLWWVPSVGLRTLHPLLPVVLGVVLGLLCLLIVGGLLLLVLTLLTGRDLFFSQRLRGIVIKYLFPAIIAVGRLVGIDRDSLQQSFIALNNQLVRSKKLRVPPEKVLILLPHCIQLFDCAIKITGDVNKCVRCGRCDISGLAALAQKRGIDIAVATGGTLARKIIVEKRPRFILAVACERDLTSGIRDAYPLPVIGILNHRPEGPCFNTRIWLDEVEAALDEHVISGEP; encoded by the coding sequence GTGAGTGTTTCTTCCGGCCAGGAAAAGGGGTTCGCTCCTGGCAAACGCCTCTTTATCGGTCTGCTGGCGGGTGCCAGCGCACTGGTTCTCGTCGGTGCCTTTTTGTTGTGGTGGGTCCCCAGCGTTGGTCTGCGCACCCTGCATCCTCTGCTTCCCGTGGTTCTCGGCGTGGTGCTCGGCCTGCTCTGCCTGCTCATCGTCGGCGGCCTGCTTCTGCTCGTCCTCACCCTCCTGACCGGCCGGGATCTCTTCTTCTCCCAGCGGCTGCGGGGGATCGTCATCAAGTACCTCTTCCCGGCCATCATCGCCGTGGGGCGCCTGGTGGGGATTGATCGTGACTCTCTGCAGCAGTCCTTTATCGCCCTCAACAATCAGCTCGTGCGTTCCAAAAAGCTGCGGGTGCCGCCGGAAAAGGTGCTCATTCTGCTGCCGCACTGTATTCAGCTGTTTGACTGTGCCATCAAAATTACTGGGGATGTCAACAAGTGCGTGCGCTGCGGGCGCTGCGACATCAGCGGTCTGGCCGCCCTGGCGCAGAAACGGGGGATCGACATCGCCGTGGCCACCGGCGGCACGCTGGCCCGCAAGATTATCGTCGAGAAGAGGCCCCGGTTCATCCTGGCCGTGGCCTGCGAACGGGATCTGACCTCGGGGATCCGCGATGCTTACCCCCTGCCGGTTATCGGCATCCTCAATCACCGGCCCGAAGGTCCCTGCTTCAACACGCGTATCTGGCTGGATGAGGTGGAAGCGGCGCTGGATGAACACGTCATATCCGGCGAGCCTTGA
- the sucC gene encoding ADP-forming succinate--CoA ligase subunit beta codes for MNIHEYQAKDILGSFDIPVPRGRVALTADQVERAAKMMGGTCVVKAQIYAGGRGKAGGVQLVHHPEQAHEIAKELFGKRLVTPQTGPEGLKVRRILVEEAVGIAREFYLSITLDRSTSRYCLIASAEGGVDIEETAAKSPDKIFKLTIDPYTGLRPYQARKIALALGLTGSLSEDCVQLILNLYRCVLEKDCSLVEINPLVVTRAGWLLAMDAKINFDDNAVFRHWEYHDLMDYSQLDPLEISAGKFDLAYIKLTGNIGCMVNGAGLAMATLDVLKESGGEPANFLDVGGGATREKVAEAFKIILQDKDVQAVFVNIFGGIMRCDVIAQGIIEAASEVHCTLPIVVRMDGSQVEEGKKLLVDSGLNVKSVDFLGDGAAAIVQMLAEAQPENA; via the coding sequence ATGAACATTCACGAGTACCAGGCCAAGGACATTCTCGGCAGCTTCGACATCCCAGTCCCCCGGGGGCGCGTGGCGCTGACCGCCGATCAGGTGGAACGGGCTGCCAAGATGATGGGGGGGACCTGTGTGGTCAAGGCCCAGATCTATGCCGGCGGCCGCGGCAAGGCCGGGGGCGTGCAGCTGGTACACCATCCGGAGCAGGCTCACGAGATTGCCAAGGAACTCTTCGGCAAGCGGCTGGTGACGCCGCAGACCGGTCCGGAAGGACTCAAGGTGCGGCGCATCCTCGTCGAAGAGGCGGTGGGTATCGCCCGTGAATTCTACCTGTCCATTACCCTCGATCGCAGCACGTCGCGCTACTGCCTCATCGCTTCCGCCGAGGGCGGCGTCGATATCGAGGAGACGGCGGCCAAGTCTCCCGACAAGATCTTCAAGCTGACTATCGATCCCTACACCGGCCTGCGCCCCTACCAGGCCCGCAAGATCGCCCTGGCGCTGGGGCTGACGGGGAGCCTGAGTGAGGATTGCGTCCAGCTGATTCTGAACCTCTACCGCTGCGTGCTGGAGAAGGACTGCTCCCTGGTGGAGATCAACCCGCTGGTGGTGACGCGGGCGGGCTGGCTGCTGGCTATGGACGCCAAGATCAATTTCGACGACAACGCGGTCTTCCGCCACTGGGAATACCACGACCTGATGGATTACTCTCAGCTCGATCCCCTGGAAATCAGCGCCGGCAAGTTCGACCTCGCCTACATCAAGCTTACCGGCAACATCGGCTGCATGGTCAATGGGGCCGGCCTGGCCATGGCGACCCTGGATGTGCTCAAGGAGAGCGGCGGCGAGCCCGCCAACTTCCTCGATGTCGGTGGCGGCGCCACCCGTGAGAAGGTGGCGGAGGCGTTCAAGATCATCCTGCAGGACAAGGATGTGCAGGCGGTGTTCGTCAATATCTTCGGCGGCATCATGCGCTGCGACGTCATCGCCCAGGGGATTATCGAGGCGGCCTCGGAGGTGCACTGCACGCTGCCTATCGTGGTGCGCATGGACGGTTCCCAGGTAGAGGAGGGCAAGAAGCTGCTGGTCGATTCGGGGCTGAATGTCAAAAGCGTCGATTTTCTGGGGGACGGGGCCGCCGCCATCGTGCAGATGCTGGCGGAAGCCCAACCGGAAAACGCCTGA
- the rpe gene encoding ribulose-phosphate 3-epimerase, whose protein sequence is MVKIAPSILSADFSRLGEEIAAIERGGADYVHVDVMDGHFVPNITIGPLVLEAARRSTSLPLDVHLMIENPDLYIPQFAEAGADILTVHQEAVPHLHRTVQLIRSLGKKAGVSINPATPVSTLEVILDEVDLILVMSVNPGFGGQSFIPAALTKIEALRQMIDRRGLSIELEVDGGVKADNIRQVAAAGADVFVAGSAVFGTDDYGATIRRLKENAQSVVA, encoded by the coding sequence ATGGTCAAGATTGCCCCTTCGATTCTGTCCGCCGACTTTTCACGGCTGGGAGAGGAGATTGCCGCCATTGAGCGCGGCGGTGCCGATTACGTGCATGTGGATGTGATGGACGGACATTTCGTCCCTAATATCACCATCGGACCCCTCGTGTTGGAGGCGGCCCGCCGTTCCACCTCGCTGCCTCTCGACGTGCATCTGATGATCGAGAATCCCGATCTCTATATTCCCCAGTTCGCCGAGGCCGGCGCCGATATCCTGACGGTTCACCAGGAGGCCGTTCCCCATCTGCACAGGACCGTGCAGCTGATCCGCAGCCTGGGGAAGAAGGCGGGGGTGTCCATCAATCCGGCGACGCCCGTTTCGACCCTGGAAGTGATTCTGGACGAGGTCGATCTTATCCTGGTCATGAGCGTCAATCCGGGCTTCGGCGGCCAGAGCTTCATCCCCGCCGCCCTCACCAAGATCGAGGCCCTGCGCCAGATGATCGACCGGCGCGGGCTGTCCATCGAACTTGAGGTGGATGGCGGCGTCAAGGCGGACAACATCCGTCAAGTCGCCGCCGCCGGCGCCGACGTCTTCGTGGCCGGCAGCGCCGTCTTTGGCACGGACGATTATGGGGCCACCATCCGACGGCTCAAGGAGAACGCTCAATCCGTTGTGGCCTAG
- the sucD gene encoding succinate--CoA ligase subunit alpha produces MSILVNKNSRIVVQGITGKAGLFHTKQCREYGTQIVAGVTPGKGGIHVEGIPVFDTMEEAVRVARANVSLIFVPPPGAADAILEACASNIELAICITEGVPIKDMVMTKRVVDDSRTLLIGPNCPGVITPGECKVGIMPGYIHKPGKIGVVSRSGTLTYEAVKQLTDAGLGQSTCVGIGGDPIIGMKFIDVLQRFNDDPETEGVFMIGEIGGGEEEEAAEWIREHMKKPVAAFIAGVTAPPGKRMGHAGAIITGGKGKAKDKIAALKAVGVVVADSPTRMGEAMAAAMGVKK; encoded by the coding sequence ATGTCCATTCTGGTCAATAAGAATTCAAGAATCGTCGTACAGGGGATCACCGGCAAGGCCGGCCTCTTTCATACCAAGCAATGCCGGGAATACGGTACGCAGATCGTGGCCGGGGTCACGCCGGGAAAAGGCGGCATCCACGTTGAAGGCATTCCCGTTTTCGACACCATGGAGGAAGCGGTCCGCGTGGCCCGCGCCAACGTCTCCCTGATTTTCGTGCCGCCGCCGGGAGCAGCGGATGCCATCCTGGAAGCCTGTGCCAGCAACATCGAGTTGGCTATCTGTATCACCGAGGGCGTGCCCATCAAGGATATGGTCATGACCAAGCGGGTCGTGGACGACAGTCGCACCCTGCTCATCGGGCCCAACTGCCCGGGGGTGATCACCCCCGGCGAATGCAAGGTCGGCATCATGCCCGGGTATATTCACAAGCCCGGCAAGATCGGCGTCGTTTCCCGCAGCGGCACACTGACCTATGAGGCGGTCAAGCAGTTGACCGATGCGGGCCTGGGCCAGTCGACCTGCGTCGGCATCGGCGGCGATCCCATCATCGGCATGAAGTTTATCGACGTCCTCCAGCGCTTCAATGACGACCCGGAGACGGAAGGGGTCTTCATGATCGGGGAGATCGGCGGCGGCGAAGAAGAGGAAGCCGCCGAGTGGATCCGCGAGCACATGAAAAAGCCGGTGGCGGCTTTCATCGCCGGCGTCACGGCGCCCCCCGGCAAGCGCATGGGACACGCCGGTGCCATCATCACCGGCGGCAAGGGCAAAGCCAAGGACAAGATTGCCGCCCTCAAGGCGGTCGGCGTCGTGGTGGCCGACAGCCCGACCCGTATGGGTGAAGCGATGGCCGCCGCCATGGGGGTAAAGAAGTAA